The Primulina huaijiensis isolate GDHJ02 chromosome 12, ASM1229523v2, whole genome shotgun sequence genome has a window encoding:
- the LOC140990205 gene encoding protein DEFECTIVE IN MERISTEM SILENCING 3-like isoform X2, with amino-acid sequence MLGGDQQQSTMNGETPTLHSPYMISRDNVQNRALSQIAESTANHSKNLQDDMQELGQKIKHHEDNVKYLKYHKNKLEESIVDMQVAIGKHYVSSSMEKEDPSHMKNEKKIIQNILKREGSAAALWYRMKNQPEPQAYDRTLTKDVIGVVATLGMVDDEILSRLLSEYLGLDTMLAIVCKTYEGVKALETYNREGLIDKSLGLCAVGASTGPLDGRFRVICLEKLRPYVGDFIDDDPQQRLDLLKPRLVSGEIPPGFLGFAVNMITIDSNNLNGISSDGHNLRESLFYNLFSNLQVYRSREDMLKALPFISNGAISLDGGVIKSPGVFDMGQQRGDMDVMFPNGSDRFNLPMNYFEIENHLKETQWEKTRTMVDLQREQSLLDLARFNYEKKKQEFVQFLAQSSSFAGQHKAGWESSPR; translated from the exons ATGCTCGGCGGCGATCAGCAGCAAAGTACCATGAACGGCGAGACACCTACCCTG CATTCCCCATATATGATTTCAAGGGACAATGTCCAGAACAGAGCGCTTAGTCAGATCGCCGAGTCAACTGCAAACCATTCTAAG AACCTTCAAGATGATATGCAGGAGCTGGGTCAAAAAATAAAGCATCACGAAGacaatgttaaatatttgaagTATCATAAAAACAAATTGGAGGAATCAATTGTGGATATGCAAG TAGCTATCGGGAAGCATTACGTAAGTTCCTCAATGGAAAAGGAAGACCCTTCTCATATGaagaatgagaagaaaatcataCAGAATATTCTTAAACGTGAGGGATCTGCAGCTGCATTGTGGTATAGGATGAAAAATCAACCTGAACCTCAAGCTTATGACCGTACATTGACAAAAGATGTCATCGGCGTGGTTGCCACACTTGGGATGGTTGATGATGAAATCCTTAGCAG GCTTCTTTCAGAGTATCTGGGCCTGGATACGATGTTAGCAATTGTCTGCAAGACCTATGAGGGTGTCAAAGCCCTGGAAACATACAACAGGGAAGGTTTAATAGATAAAAGTTTGGGTCTTTGTGCTGTTGGAGCATCTACTGGACCCTTGGATGGTCGATTTCGTGTCATTTGTCTTGAAAAACTAAG ACCATATGTTGGCGACTTTATTGATGATGACCCTCAACAAAGGCTTGATCTTTTAAAGCCAAGATTAGTCAGCGGAGAAATTCCTCCTGGGTTTCTTGGTTTTGCTGTCAATATGATCACCATCGACAGCAATAACTTAAATGGTATCTCAAGTGATGGACATAATCTAAGAGAGTCGCTATTCTATAACCTCTTTTCCAATTTGCAAGTATACAGATCAAGAGAAGACATGCTTAAGGCTCTCCCTTTTATATCAAATGGAGCTATATCTCTGGATGGAGGTGTCATAAAAAGTCCTGGGGTGTTTGATATGGGTCAACAGCG GGGAGACATGGATGTCATGTTCCCAAATGGCTCCGATAGATTCAACCTGCCCATGAACTATTTCGAGATTGAAAATCATTTGAAGGAGACACAATGGGAAAAAACCAGAACTATGGTTGATCTGCAGAGAGAGCAGTCATTATTAGATCTCGCGAGATTCAATtatgagaaaaagaaacaagaGTTTGTCCAGTTTCTTGCACAAAGCTCGTCTTTTGCAGGGCAG CATAAGGCGGGATGGGAATCGAGTCCAAGATGA
- the LOC140990205 gene encoding protein DEFECTIVE IN MERISTEM SILENCING 3-like isoform X1 — MLGGDQQQSTMNGETPTLLSNNSRALVIADLTHVGQHSPYMISRDNVQNRALSQIAESTANHSKNLQDDMQELGQKIKHHEDNVKYLKYHKNKLEESIVDMQVAIGKHYVSSSMEKEDPSHMKNEKKIIQNILKREGSAAALWYRMKNQPEPQAYDRTLTKDVIGVVATLGMVDDEILSRLLSEYLGLDTMLAIVCKTYEGVKALETYNREGLIDKSLGLCAVGASTGPLDGRFRVICLEKLRPYVGDFIDDDPQQRLDLLKPRLVSGEIPPGFLGFAVNMITIDSNNLNGISSDGHNLRESLFYNLFSNLQVYRSREDMLKALPFISNGAISLDGGVIKSPGVFDMGQQRGDMDVMFPNGSDRFNLPMNYFEIENHLKETQWEKTRTMVDLQREQSLLDLARFNYEKKKQEFVQFLAQSSSFAGQHKAGWESSPR, encoded by the exons ATGCTCGGCGGCGATCAGCAGCAAAGTACCATGAACGGCGAGACACCTACCCTG CTTTCAAATAACTCAAGGGCATTAGTCATCGCTGATTTGACACATGTTGGTCAACATTCCCCATATATGATTTCAAGGGACAATGTCCAGAACAGAGCGCTTAGTCAGATCGCCGAGTCAACTGCAAACCATTCTAAG AACCTTCAAGATGATATGCAGGAGCTGGGTCAAAAAATAAAGCATCACGAAGacaatgttaaatatttgaagTATCATAAAAACAAATTGGAGGAATCAATTGTGGATATGCAAG TAGCTATCGGGAAGCATTACGTAAGTTCCTCAATGGAAAAGGAAGACCCTTCTCATATGaagaatgagaagaaaatcataCAGAATATTCTTAAACGTGAGGGATCTGCAGCTGCATTGTGGTATAGGATGAAAAATCAACCTGAACCTCAAGCTTATGACCGTACATTGACAAAAGATGTCATCGGCGTGGTTGCCACACTTGGGATGGTTGATGATGAAATCCTTAGCAG GCTTCTTTCAGAGTATCTGGGCCTGGATACGATGTTAGCAATTGTCTGCAAGACCTATGAGGGTGTCAAAGCCCTGGAAACATACAACAGGGAAGGTTTAATAGATAAAAGTTTGGGTCTTTGTGCTGTTGGAGCATCTACTGGACCCTTGGATGGTCGATTTCGTGTCATTTGTCTTGAAAAACTAAG ACCATATGTTGGCGACTTTATTGATGATGACCCTCAACAAAGGCTTGATCTTTTAAAGCCAAGATTAGTCAGCGGAGAAATTCCTCCTGGGTTTCTTGGTTTTGCTGTCAATATGATCACCATCGACAGCAATAACTTAAATGGTATCTCAAGTGATGGACATAATCTAAGAGAGTCGCTATTCTATAACCTCTTTTCCAATTTGCAAGTATACAGATCAAGAGAAGACATGCTTAAGGCTCTCCCTTTTATATCAAATGGAGCTATATCTCTGGATGGAGGTGTCATAAAAAGTCCTGGGGTGTTTGATATGGGTCAACAGCG GGGAGACATGGATGTCATGTTCCCAAATGGCTCCGATAGATTCAACCTGCCCATGAACTATTTCGAGATTGAAAATCATTTGAAGGAGACACAATGGGAAAAAACCAGAACTATGGTTGATCTGCAGAGAGAGCAGTCATTATTAGATCTCGCGAGATTCAATtatgagaaaaagaaacaagaGTTTGTCCAGTTTCTTGCACAAAGCTCGTCTTTTGCAGGGCAG CATAAGGCGGGATGGGAATCGAGTCCAAGATGA
- the LOC140990281 gene encoding GDSL esterase/lipase At4g10955-like produces METPQSEIFHLSGPTFLTSVDWSNSYHRRSIAASLVQGMYVLEHDRQDHKQGPSGNAPPWWEFFNFKLIQVIEDEHDLSIFGAILEFEFPYHLQHNHPTQRPPQYVIAFRGTMTNSRNRAEDLKLDLHCVLNDLQNSTRILNAINTAQEIVSRVGLGNVWLAGHSLGSSMALIIGRELAKNTGTHLETYLFNPPFISLPIEWIPNEKLKHGLRFANSVITAGLAMVANGYHNQDSDEKHPFILLSSWVPYLFLNPFDPICCEYIGYFEHREKMESLGAGKIGKLATQHSIGSIVSGGRENDFEAIHLIPSAYLTVNSSNGQGVREAHGVEQWWKQESKLKYNLYHYK; encoded by the exons ATGGAAACGCCTCAATCTGAAATCTTTCATCTTTCGGGGCCGACGTTTCTGACTTCTGTCGATTG GAGTAACTCATACCACAGAAGATCCATTGCTGCAAGCCTGGTTCAAGGTATGTATGTACTTGAACATGATAGGCAAGATCACAAGCAAGGCCCCTCGGGCAACGCCCCTCCATGGTGGGAATTCTTTAATTTCAAGCTAATCCAAGTTATTGAAGATGAACACGATCTTTCCATCTTCGGTGCCATTCTCGAGTTCGAATTCCCATATCATCTCCAACATAATCACCCAACCCAAAGGCCTCCACAATATGTCATCGCCTTTCGTGGCACGATGACCAATTCAAGAAACAGGGCGGAGGATTTAAAGCTCGATCTTCACTGTGTTCTAAATGACCTGCAAAACAGCACACGTATTCTTAATGCAATAAATACAGCACAAGAAATCGTCTCCAGAGTCGGCCTAGGTAACGTATGGTTGGCGGGACATTCTTTAGGTTCATCTATGGCACTTATAATAGGAAGGGAGTTGGCGAAAAATACTGGAACCCATCTCGAAACATACCTCTTTAACCCTCCGTTTATATCTCTTCCAATCGAATGGATACCGAACGAGAAGTTGAAGCACGGCTTGAGGTTTGCAAACAGTGTCATCACGGCAGGACTGGCTATGGTGGCTAACGGGTATCACAACCAAGATTCTGACGAAAAACACCCATTTATCTTGTTATCTTCGTGGGTTCCTTACTTATTTCTCAATCCCTTCGATCCTATTTGCTGCGAGTACATTGGATATTTTGAGCATCGAGAGAAAATGGAGTCACTGGGTGCAGGAAAAATAGGAAAATTGGCCACACAGCATTCAATAGGAAGCATTGTATCAGGTGGCAGAGAAAATGATTTTGAAGCAATTCATCTTATTCCTTCTGCATATCTGACAGTAAACTCAAGCAATGGTCAAGGTGTCAGGGAAGCTCATGGGGTTGAACAATGGTGGAAACAAGAATCCAAGCTCAAGTACAATTTATACCATTATAAGTAA